Proteins found in one Plasmodium relictum strain SGS1 genome assembly, chromosome: 13 genomic segment:
- a CDS encoding pantothenate kinase, putative, whose amino-acid sequence MGNALGIDCSLNYVYVTNVLINEKKKKKNVNETKNKCNICFPKKNVLEYDNIKNLYSLNSSYNLDIKKNKDENGKKCLRLEKNIINKNYLENYMKEKLPIIENEEEVFNKNCEGNKENDNAKYFFEEIKRKKEKENTLFESTSNNKIMNKHIDYKEKILNRNSKNTLKKLERKNETHNNADNRHFNDYMRMQKDFFDFIIDTQHVIEDTVQFIILKEEIEKSQSGKFSLGELSKYFKENEDLNNKFHIYINFIQGNLGYNLQKEEKNNLYMNDEINEFNDEIAQIYFWKIKLKKIDEVIIKYSNFTKNILINITGENGNYIKKKLTELAKMSNLYCHKELKCINSSICFLKQFYPKGLYYFMNSNISNVKDTSTSKSNEMMLKKCFLNKKEASEIFPYIIVNIKRGVTYHLINEDNLIENIGRYLIGCKSILGLFLLLTGKLCSLEIICKLANNGISKTFDMTVEDIYGTIYSKVGLQGNIVASFFGKAQDLDNANNSVDSSSKEIYLNMNKDILDNCEHVSSFEYLSFESNESDEYDNNSNSHNFLKNKNNKFTHLNMNSKKNSLENSFFNFHSDSCCNYNSVVIKEKKLLQKKKKKINIKGMCESNYLTKETANNKKDDGIKNDIYKKEIKYFGGDSDNDIIMRKVTEKNILLRKSLSDSKLKVNRCNEVNDFKGKGRNTYNSFQLKSNEYAKKKKFYSTLNILSNEELNNILMKKIISNSDEEIIKKKSNRTNNYSIGKMFKKKKISNKNTTEIISSSEDNEQNNFFIINSEKKRKHFGKKNEGIMKFDTKECDIAKSLLSMAIFTMVQLSYFYSQMYNIKSIIFSGLLLNNNICLALVKIIINIMSNNTQRLYFFKFSEHLSSLGSALHLIDWNNLLLKS is encoded by the coding sequence ATGGGAAATGCCTTAGGTATAGATTGTTCTTTGAATTATGTTTACGTAACAAATGttttaattaatgaaaaaaaaaaaaaaaaaaatgtgaatgaaacaaaaaataaatgtaatatATGCTTtcctaaaaaaaatgttttagaatatgataatataaaaaacctATATAGTTTAAATTCATCATATAATTTagatataaagaaaaataaagatgaaaatgGGAAAAAATGTTTGagattagaaaaaaatataataaataaaaactatttAGAGAATTAcatgaaagaaaaattacctataatagaaaatgaagaagaagtatttaataaaaattgcgAAGGTAATAAGGAAAATGATAAtgcaaaatattttttcgaagaaataaaaagaaaaaaggaaaaagaaaatacttTGTTTGAAAGCAcaagtaataataaaataatgaataaacATATAGATtataaggaaaaaatattaaatagaaatagcaaaaatactttaaaaaaattagaaagaaaaaatgaaactcATAATAACGCAGATAATAGACACTTCAATGATTATATGAGAATGCAAAAagatttttttgattttattaTTGATACACAGCATGTTATTGAAGATACTGTgcaatttattatattaaaagaagaaatagaaaaaagtcAAAGTGGGAAATTTTCATTAGGAGAACTTTCTAAGTATTtcaaagaaaatgaagatttaaataataaatttcatatatatataaatttcatACAAGGTAACCTGGGTTATAATTTACAAAAAGAGGAAAAGAACAACTTATATATGaatgatgaaataaatgaatttaatgATGAAATAGctcaaatttatttttggaaaataaagttaaaaaaaattgatgaaGTCATTATCAAATATTCGAATttcacaaaaaatatattaataaatataacagGAGAAAATGgcaattatataaagaagaaaCTTACTGAATTAGCAAAAATGAGCAATTTATATTGCCATAAAGAGttaaaatgtataaatagttcaatatgttttttaaaacaattttaTCCGAAAGgcttatattattttatgaattCCAATATAAGCAATGTAAAAGATACGAGCACCAGTAAATCTAATGAAATgatgttaaaaaaatgttttttgaataaaaaagaagCCAGTGAAATATTTCCTTATATAATAGTTAATATAAAACGAGGAGTAACCTACCATTTAATAAACGAAGATAATTTAATTGAGAACATTGGCAGATATTTAATTGGATGTAAAAGTATTTTaggtttatttttattattaactgGTAAATTATGTTCTCTAGAAATTATATGTAAATTAGCCAACAATGGAATAAGTAAAACGTTTGATATGACTGTTGAAGATATATATGGGACAATCTATAGTAAGGTTGGTTTACAAGGAAATATAGTCGCATCTTTTTTTGGAAAGGCACAAGATTTAGATAACGCTAACAATTCTGTTGATAGTTCTAGCaaggaaatatatttaaacatgaataaagatatattagATAATTGTGAACATGTTTCTAGTTTTGAATACTTAAGTTTTGAAAGTAATGAAAGTGATgaatatgataataatagCAATTCTcataattttcttaaaaataaaaataataaatttacacatttaaatatgaatagtaaaaaaaattcgtTAGAAAActccttttttaattttcatagCGATTCTTGCTGTAATTATAATAGTGTtgtaataaaagaaaaaaaacttttacaaaaaaaaaaaaaaaaaattaatataaaaggtATGTGTGAAAGTAATTATTTAACAAAAGAAACtgctaataataaaaaagatgatggaataaaaaatgatatttataaaaaagaaataaaatattttggaGGTGATTCAGATAATGACATAATAATGAGAAAAGtaacagaaaaaaatatacttctCAGGAAAAGCTTAAGTGATTCTAAATTAAAAGTAAACAGGTGCAATGAAGTAAATGATTTTAAAGGAAAAGGAAGGAATACTTACAATAGTTTTCAGTTAAAGTCAAATGAATAtgcgaaaaaaaaaaaattttattccaCATTGAATATTCTATCAAATGAAGAATTAAACAATAttttaatgaagaaaattatttctaATTCTGATGAAgaaatcattaaaaaaaaatcgaATAGAACAAATAATTATTCTATAGgaaaaatgtttaaaaaaaaaaaaatatcaaataaaaatacaactGAAATTATATCTAGCAGTGAAGACAATGagcaaaataatttttttataattaattctgaaaaaaaaaggaagcaTTTtggtaaaaaaaatgaaggaaTTATGAAATTCGATACTAAAGAATGCGATATAGCAAAATCTTTATTATCAATGGCTATATTTACGATGGTACAATTATCGTATTTTTATAGTCAaatgtataatattaaaagtataatattttcaggtttacttttaaataataatatttgttTAGCACTTgtcaaaattattataaatattatgtcAAATAATACACAaagattatattttttcaaattttctgAACACCTTAGTAGTTTAGGTTCAGCTTTACATTTAATTGATTGGAACAATTTGCtttta